In Pseudomonas sp. Leaf58, one DNA window encodes the following:
- a CDS encoding cysteine-rich CWC family protein: protein MTDRQHCPACGAPNQCSLADPRSATQACWCYGVTIDPAVLLALPAELRDKACLCPRCAAVEEQLRSPARH from the coding sequence ATGACTGACCGCCAACACTGCCCCGCTTGCGGCGCCCCCAACCAATGCAGCCTGGCCGACCCACGCAGCGCAACCCAGGCCTGCTGGTGCTACGGCGTGACCATCGACCCGGCGGTGCTCCTGGCCCTGCCCGCCGAGCTGCGCGACAAGGCCTGCCTGTGCCCGCGTTGCGCTGCCGTTGAAGAACAACTCCGATCCCCCGCCCGCCATTGA
- a CDS encoding diguanylate cyclase — protein sequence MPSRSALFSQRSLIVTLLVLLACGFLATSLLSYFASRSAIRDGIINTELPLTSDTVYSEIQKDLIRPVLIASMMAQDTFLRDWVLSGEQDTPRITRYLGEVMGKQDTFTSFFVSDRSLTYYQAKGVLKQMQPGTWRDAWYFRLRELKAPYEINVDLDMANQDSLTVFINYQVHDYQQRFIGAAGVGLSVSSVVKLIDQYQQRYQRRVLFTDANGKVLLTGSAGGPHGLRVGQQLSDNPELSDVLAQQRVPGAGSHEYLDSDNHSHFLNVRHLPELDWYLLVDKRETGALDRIRHSLYLNLAICTMITLVVLALVHAMVRRHQASTEALATLDSLTGLPNRRSFDLLAAQALQEAQRACSPLIALLIDLDHFKVLNDTHGHLAGDEVLRQFANVLQGSVRQSDILCRWGGEEFIVLLREAEGRQALEVAEKIRQRTEQLTFSYDDQPLRLTTSIGLSSLQPGDTLHALLSRADRALYRAKQAGRNRVCSETRHD from the coding sequence ATGCCCTCACGTTCCGCTCTGTTTTCACAGCGCTCGCTGATCGTTACCCTGCTGGTACTGTTGGCTTGCGGCTTCCTCGCCACATCACTGCTCAGCTACTTTGCCTCGCGCAGCGCCATCCGTGACGGCATCATCAATACCGAGCTGCCGCTGACCTCCGACACGGTCTACTCGGAAATCCAGAAAGACCTGATCCGCCCGGTGCTGATCGCGTCGATGATGGCCCAGGACACATTCCTGCGTGACTGGGTGCTGTCCGGTGAGCAAGACACCCCGCGCATCACCCGCTACCTGGGCGAAGTCATGGGCAAGCAGGACACCTTCACCTCGTTCTTCGTGTCCGACCGCTCCCTCACCTACTACCAGGCCAAGGGTGTGCTCAAGCAGATGCAGCCGGGCACTTGGCGCGATGCCTGGTACTTCCGCCTGCGCGAGCTCAAGGCCCCCTACGAAATCAACGTCGACCTCGACATGGCCAACCAGGACAGCCTGACCGTGTTCATCAACTACCAGGTGCATGATTACCAGCAGCGCTTCATCGGCGCAGCAGGGGTGGGGCTGAGTGTGTCGTCGGTGGTCAAGCTGATCGACCAGTACCAGCAGCGCTACCAGCGCCGGGTACTGTTTACCGATGCCAATGGCAAGGTGTTGCTGACCGGCTCGGCAGGTGGCCCCCATGGCCTGCGGGTTGGCCAGCAATTGAGCGATAACCCCGAGCTGAGCGATGTACTGGCCCAGCAACGGGTGCCCGGGGCAGGCAGCCATGAGTATCTCGACAGCGACAACCACAGCCACTTCCTGAACGTGCGCCACCTGCCTGAGCTGGACTGGTACCTGCTGGTGGACAAACGCGAAACTGGCGCCCTGGACCGCATCCGCCACTCGCTGTACCTAAACCTGGCGATCTGCACCATGATCACCTTGGTGGTGCTGGCACTGGTGCATGCCATGGTCCGCCGCCACCAGGCCAGCACCGAGGCCCTGGCCACCCTCGACAGCCTCACCGGCCTGCCCAACCGGCGCAGCTTCGACTTGCTTGCCGCCCAGGCCTTGCAAGAAGCCCAGCGTGCCTGCAGCCCGCTGATTGCGCTGCTGATAGACCTGGACCACTTCAAGGTCCTAAATGACACCCACGGCCACCTGGCAGGCGACGAAGTGCTACGCCAATTCGCCAATGTACTGCAGGGTAGCGTTCGCCAGTCCGATATACTGTGCCGCTGGGGCGGTGAGGAATTTATTGTGTTGCTGCGTGAAGCCGAAGGCCGGCAGGCCCTCGAAGTGGCGGAAAAAATTCGCCAGCGTACCGAACAGCTGACGTTCAGCTACGACGACCAGCCGCTGCGCCTGACCACCAGCATCGGGCTGAGCAGCCTGCAGCCAGGCGATACCCTGCACGCCCTGCTGAGCCGCGCCGACCGGGCGCTTTATCGTGCCAAGCAGGCCGGCCGCAACCGAGTCTGCAGTGAAACCCGCCATGACTGA
- a CDS encoding pseudouridine synthase: MRLDRFLANLPSHNRQQVRLMLAQRRVRLDGQVVSDPLAEVREFSRVELDDQLLQAGRPARYLMLHKPTGCVSATQDPQHRTVLDLLPAALQGDLHIAGRLDFNTTGLMILTNDGQWSRRLTQPATKQPKHYLVETEDEIGVHYVAKFREGLYFAFENLTTLPAQLDILGPRQARLAIVEGRYHQVKRMFGHFDNKVVALHRESMGAIRLDPGLAPGAFRELTADEIATV, from the coding sequence ATGCGCCTCGACCGTTTCCTCGCCAACCTGCCCAGCCATAACCGCCAACAAGTCCGCCTGATGCTGGCGCAACGCCGCGTGCGGCTGGATGGCCAGGTGGTCAGCGACCCGCTAGCCGAAGTACGTGAATTCAGCCGCGTGGAGCTGGATGACCAGCTGCTGCAAGCCGGCCGCCCGGCGCGCTACCTGATGCTGCATAAGCCCACTGGCTGTGTCAGCGCCACCCAGGACCCGCAGCACCGCACCGTGCTCGACCTGCTGCCCGCCGCGTTGCAAGGCGACCTGCACATTGCCGGGCGCCTGGACTTCAACACCACCGGCCTGATGATTTTGACCAACGATGGCCAGTGGTCACGGCGGCTTACCCAGCCGGCAACCAAACAGCCCAAGCACTATTTGGTGGAAACCGAGGACGAGATTGGCGTGCACTATGTGGCCAAGTTCCGCGAGGGCTTGTACTTCGCCTTCGAAAACCTCACTACCCTGCCCGCCCAACTGGACATACTGGGCCCACGCCAGGCACGGCTGGCGATCGTCGAAGGGCGTTACCACCAGGTCAAGCGCATGTTCGGGCATTTCGACAACAAGGTGGTGGCACTGCATCGCGAGAGCATGGGAGCGATTCGGCTGGACCCGGGGTTGGCGCCAGGGGCGTTCCGTGAACTAACTGCGGATGAAATCGCCACTGTCTAG
- a CDS encoding enoyl-CoA hydratase/isomerase family protein: protein MAIHCEVLTGADGARIGIATLDAPKALNALNLPMIEVLGKQLHTWAHDPGIVCVLLRGNGARAFCAGGDVRALVQACYNHPGSVPPLAATFFAAEYRLDYALHTYPKPLLCWGHGHVLGGGMGLLQGANVRIVTPSSKLAMPEISIGLYPDVGASWFLARLPGKLGLFLGLTGAPINARDALDLGLADRFLGEHQQEALIEELLQLNWQEQTALQLNSLLKAEQHRACAELPEAQWLPRRQVIDQLLDVADAAAAWRALEGLKQHDDPLLADAGQRLHEGCPLTAHLVWEQIRRARHLSLAQVFQMEYSMSLNCCRHPEFSEGVRARLLDKDNQPRWHWPDVAQVPAAVVEAHFAKAWEGRHPLADLG from the coding sequence ATGGCCATTCATTGCGAGGTACTCACCGGCGCCGATGGCGCCCGCATCGGCATCGCCACCCTCGATGCGCCCAAGGCGCTGAATGCCCTTAACCTGCCGATGATCGAGGTTTTGGGCAAACAGCTGCACACCTGGGCCCACGACCCAGGCATTGTCTGCGTGCTGCTGCGCGGCAACGGTGCCAGGGCCTTCTGCGCCGGGGGCGATGTGCGTGCGCTGGTGCAAGCCTGCTACAACCACCCCGGCAGCGTGCCACCGCTGGCCGCCACCTTCTTCGCCGCCGAGTACCGCCTGGACTATGCCCTGCATACCTACCCCAAGCCGCTGCTGTGCTGGGGCCACGGGCATGTACTGGGCGGTGGCATGGGGCTGCTGCAAGGCGCCAATGTGCGCATCGTCACACCCAGCAGCAAGTTGGCCATGCCAGAAATCAGCATCGGCCTGTACCCCGACGTAGGTGCCAGTTGGTTCCTGGCCCGGCTGCCCGGCAAGCTGGGCTTGTTCCTTGGCCTGACAGGCGCGCCGATCAACGCCCGCGATGCCCTTGACTTGGGCTTGGCCGATCGCTTTCTGGGCGAACACCAGCAAGAAGCGCTGATCGAGGAATTGCTGCAACTGAATTGGCAGGAGCAGACCGCACTGCAACTGAACAGCCTGCTCAAGGCCGAACAGCACCGTGCCTGCGCCGAATTGCCCGAAGCGCAGTGGCTGCCACGGCGGCAGGTCATCGACCAACTGCTAGACGTAGCCGATGCTGCCGCAGCCTGGCGAGCGCTGGAGGGGCTCAAGCAGCATGACGACCCGCTACTGGCGGATGCCGGCCAACGGCTGCATGAGGGTTGCCCGCTGACTGCACACTTGGTGTGGGAACAGATTCGCCGGGCCCGGCACCTGTCGTTGGCGCAAGTGTTCCAGATGGAATACAGCATGAGCCTGAACTGCTGCCGCCACCCAGAATTCAGCGAAGGCGTGCGGGCCCGCTTGCTGGACAAGGACAACCAACCGCGTTGGCACTGGCCCGATGTGGCGCAGGTGCCCGCGGCGGTGGTGGAGGCGCATTTTGCCAAGGCATGGGAAGGCCGCCACCCGCTCGCAGACCTGGGTTAA
- the ung gene encoding uracil-DNA glycosylase, whose translation MTDDDRIKLEPSWKAALRAEFDQPYMHQLREFLRNEYAAGKEIYPPGPLIFNALNSTPLDQVKVVILGQDPYHGPGQAHGLCFSVQPGVATPPSLVNIYKELQRDLNIPIASHGYLQSWAEQGVLLLNTTMTVERANAASHAKKGWEFFTDRVIQVVSEQCPNVVFLLWGAHAQSKQKLIDGTKHLVLKSVHPSPLSAYRGFLGCGHFSRTNSFLEQRGLAPINWALPPL comes from the coding sequence ATGACTGACGACGACCGCATCAAACTCGAACCCAGCTGGAAGGCCGCCTTGCGCGCCGAATTCGACCAGCCTTACATGCACCAGTTGCGCGAATTTCTGCGCAATGAGTACGCCGCTGGCAAGGAAATCTACCCGCCCGGGCCGCTGATCTTCAATGCGCTCAATTCGACGCCGCTGGACCAGGTGAAGGTGGTCATCCTCGGTCAGGACCCGTATCACGGGCCAGGCCAGGCCCATGGCCTGTGCTTCTCGGTGCAGCCGGGCGTGGCCACGCCACCGTCGCTGGTCAACATCTACAAGGAACTGCAGCGCGACCTGAATATCCCGATCGCCAGCCATGGCTACCTGCAAAGCTGGGCTGAGCAGGGCGTGTTGCTACTCAACACGACCATGACGGTGGAGCGCGCCAATGCGGCGTCGCATGCCAAGAAGGGCTGGGAATTCTTTACCGACCGGGTCATTCAGGTGGTTAGCGAGCAGTGCCCGAACGTGGTGTTTTTGCTGTGGGGCGCGCATGCGCAAAGCAAGCAGAAGCTGATTGATGGGACCAAGCACCTGGTGCTGAAGTCGGTGCATCCGTCGCCGTTGTCGGCTTACCGTGGGTTCCTGGGCTGTGGGCATTTCAGCCGCACCAACAGTTTTCTTGAACAGCGTGGGCTGGCGCCGATCAACTGGGCGTTGCCGCCGTTGTGA